CGCGTGTCGCCTCCCGCTGGCTCGGCGGTCTCCTGGTGGAGCTTGAAACCGGGGTACAAGTACATCTTCTCATGCCTGGCGCTATTGCCCGGTGGCTGCATAGAGGGGAGAGGGTAGAGGTAAGGTTCCTCGAGGAGCCCGAACGTGTCAATGGAGTCTATGTCGCGCCGAGGGATTCCTATGAGCTGTGGAGGATCTGGGGTAGCGAGCAGAGAGAGGAGCGGGTCAAAGTCTGGCCTCCGTGGAGGCGCGAAGCTCGGCTAGAGCGGGAGAGTTTCCTCGGGGAGAGGGTCTACGAGTACCGCGTTGTAGCCCGCGAGGCCGTCACGGAGGATGATTTTCGAGAGATAGTAGGTCTCGAGCAATATCATTATGCTAGCAGGGAGGAGGTCGTAGCGATATGGAGATGCCCTGTCTGCGGCAACTACGCTGAGGCTAACGTGCAGCCCACCTGCCCCCGTTGCGGTGTGCCGATGAAGCTCCAGGAGATACGTGGAAGCCTCCCTTCGAGCAGGTTCATGGTCCTCGAGCTGGCCTCCAGGGAGCCCTACGAGCCAAGGATAGTGGCCTATGTCCGGGTTGACACACCTATACCGTTGATGCACCGCCGCATAGTCAAGGAGGATGGAGGTGTAGAGATAGAACGGATGATAAGGGAGCGGGTGTTCCCGAAGGACTGGTTCCACCCCACATTCTGGCCCCTTGCCTACACGCGACGGGCTGAGCTGCGGAAACGGTTCCAGGAGCTAGCCGAGCTCTATGGCTCCCGCCGCATCGCTCGTGCCGTCGTGGGCGAGGAGATAGCTGAGGAGGCTCTCCGCCGCGCAAACACCGCTGCCGCGCGTATAGCACGTGTTGTGGTCCACCCCGACTACCGTGGCGACGGGCTCGGCGTCCTAGCAGTGAAGATGGCGCTTGAATGGATACGGGAGCGCCGCATCCCAGAGATGAAGAGGAGGAAACATGTAGTCGAGACCATAGCCCAGATGGCGCGGTTCAACCCGTTCTTCGAGAGGGCCGGGTTCCGCTACATGTGGGACACGGCTAGCGGCCGCCCTGTGCTAATGTACCCGCTCACCGAGGAAGCTCGGAAGAGGATAGAGGAGTTCCTTGAGAAGGACCCCTATGCCCGCCGCCACGGTGGCAAACTTTTCCGTCCACGCTATGGCGGTGTTGAGCCTCTTTCAGGGCCGATAAAGCTAGTCAACCTCACCAAGATCTACCGTAGCGAGCTAGACGTCTCCAGACTCCCACCCGAACTACAAGACGTATTGCGCGCCTTTGGCGCCGAGAGGAGGCGAGTAGAACGCTACGTGCTGCGCAACACGAGCTTCGAGATAAAGCCAGGCGAGGTAGTCGCAGTGGTAGGCGCTAGCGGCGCAGGAAAGACCACCCTGTTACGCATGATTATAGGCGCTGCGCTGGGCGCCAGGGACGAGAACTACCAGCCGAGCCAGGGCAGGGTAGAGGTGCCGAACAACGTTAAGCTCGCCGCGTTACTGCCCGGGGAGATGGAACCGGTGTTCGGCAGCGAGACTCTGCTAGAACACGTAGCCCGTAAGATAGGAGACCCAGCCGCGGCTGTAGAGATACTCAACGCCGTCGGGCTGAGCGATGCAATATTCTACCGCGCCCGGTTCGACGAGCTCTCCACTGGCCAGAAAGAGCGGGCCCGGCTAGCAAGCCTCCTCGCAGAGAGGCCCAACCTACTGGTCATAGACGAGTTTACTGCCCACCTGGATCGTCTGACAGCGCAGAGGGTTGCCCGTAAGCTGAGCAGCCTAGCACGTCGCGTAGGCATAACCCTGGTGGTCTCCACTAACCGGCCAGAAGTGCTCCAGGCGCTAGCACCGGACAAGGTGGTGCTCGTCGGCTACGGCACGGCAGTAGTAGCGGAAGAGAGGACTGGGGCCCGGTAGAGCCTTCACCCCCTCCACCTTATCGCGTCTGTCCTGGGGGCTTGTCCTGGCGGAGAAGCATAGCCCGGAGAGGCTCATAGTAGTAACCGGCGTCTCCGGGGTGGAGCTAGCCCCGCTGTTAAAGCTGGCAGAGGAGCTTGGAGCTGCTACTGCGAAGTACGAGGAGTTCGTAGAGGAGGAGTTCAAGGCACCCATCTACCACGTAGCAGAGCTACTATTGGTTTACTATAGGCGCACTAGCGAACGGTTCGAGAAGGCCTTCAAGAAGATGCTAGACAGTCTCTCCGACAGCAAGGCCGCCGTGGTAGCAGCGCATGCTGCCTACTACCGGCGCAGCAACATCGTGGCTAGCCCACTCGCAGGGTTCATACACCGGCTAGCAGCCAGGGGCGAGGCCTCAGTAGCCATAGTGGACTACGTTGACGACTATTACCACATACTATACCGGCTCGCCGACCGGGTAGCCCGGGGCGAGACGCCAGAAGTGGCCGGGTTCCAGGTTCTAGACCCGGCTGGCCTCCTATACTGGAGGAGCACACACCACAGTATAGCCCAGCTCGCCGCGATACACGGGGCCGAGTTCTACGTCTACGCCTCCAAGCATAGTCGTGAGGGGCACCGCCGACTCCTCGCTATGCTCCTCGGCCAGGAGCCTGAAGAGGGTGGCAGCTTCCACACAGTCTACGTCTCCCACCCCATAACCAGGGTGAGAGCCCGGGCAATACGGGAGGGCAAGCCGCTAGACCGGTACCCGGACGCCCTGGAGATAGAGGAGTTCAAGAGGACTCTCGAGGATAGCTGCCCCAACCTCGTAGTATTCTCACCCACCACGGTGGACGAGCTGATAACAGACCCTGGCACGGGGAGGCTGAAGACACGGATAAAACGGGAAGACCGCTGGCCCCACGGAGAGAATGGTCTCCACGAGTATCCCTATCCTGTGGATCTCCGGGACCGGCTGTTCGATCTCCACCTCTATCCTGTCGACGACACTACCGGGAACCAGGGCTACATGAGCTACCTGCAGACCCAGATCGAGGCGAGTATAGAGAGACGCGACTTGAGCTACGTAGCCCAGGCAGACATGATAATAGCGTATAGGCCGACAATGTACGGTGAGACGCACATGGGCGTCGAGACGGAGATAAAGACCGCCGTAGCCATGGCTAAGCCCGTCTACAGCGTGATCCCGCCGGACGAGAGGAGCATAGCCTACCGGCTCTTCAGGTTCGAGTACCCCCTCCGCAGCATAGATGAGCTACTCAATGTGCTCCGTTGCAGCCGCCGGTGAGGAGCCATTTTCTAGATCCCAGAACTCCCATGCCTCATTCTCGGCGTCTATCGCTCCGCTGCTGTGCCCCACCGGGGCCGGGCTGCTGCATAGGAGCTGGCGGTTGAGCTTGAGCAAGACCCGCAGCTGGAGCCGCAGGGGCTGGCGGCCGGGCAGGAGCCAGAGGCTGGCCCTGATAAGGCGGCTGAACCGCTGCGTAGGGGTATGGAGCAGGCTGCCACTGTTGCGGCTGTTGCACAGGGGCCGCCGCGTAGTAGTGGACCTGGTACTGCTGCGGAGCCGGCGGCTGGGCAGGGGGCTGCAGGTGTAGTGGCTGCGAGTTTGCCTGGTAGGCCAGCGGCTGGGTAGCTTGCTGGATGTTTGCTGCGTGTGGTTGTCCTAGGGCCTGCTGTGGCCAGGCCTGGTAGCCGGGCCATGGGCTCTGGGGCTGCTGCCCGGGCGGCTGGACTGGCATCGGCGGTTGCTGTGCTAGTGGCCGGGGCGGGGCGTAGACTGGCGCTGGCGCTTGTCCCTGGGGCGTCTGTGCAGCTGGCTGTGTTGCGAAGGCGCGCTGGTAGGCGGCGCGTATGTCCTCGTCTAGTAAGTGGAGGTAGATCTGGGTCACCTTGATGTCGTGGTGGCCGAGGAGCCTCTGGACTACTGGGAGTGGGACGCCACGGCGGAGCGCCTCGGTGGCGAAGGTGTGGCGCAGCACGTGGGGCCGGACACGGCGTGGGTCGAGGCCAGCGCGGCGGGCTAGCGTCTTGAGCCTCTTGTAGAGCCCGCTGTAGCTTATCCCAAGCAAGGGGTCGTCGGGGCCGAGCTTCGGGTTAAGAGCTAGCCATATTGCTAGCGCTTGCTCGGTCAACGGGCCATAGAGTACTACCCGCTCCTCGCCGTACTTGGCGTTCCTCACGCGTATCTCGCGCCGCCCAGTGTCTATGTCGCGTAGCCGTAGCCCCACTGCCTCCTGGGCGCGGAGCCCTGTCTCGAACAGTAGCGCTACTATCAGCAAGTCTAGGGGGTCGCGGGCAGCTGATACCAGGCGCTCGACTTCCTCAGGCCGCAGCGCCTCGACTCGTGGGCTCCTGGGCTTACGCACAACCGGCACCTTGACGTTCAGGCCGAGCCACTCTAGGAATCCGCGGAGGAACAACGTGTAATAGTGCATCGTTGTCTGCCGTTCCCTCCTCTCCTCTGCTGGATCGCTGTCACGGCTTCGGGGCCTCTGGAGTCCACGGGTAAGACGGTCATAGATCCACGCGGAGACGTCGCTGCTGGTTACTTCGCGGAGCCGCTTATCGCCTATAAACGAGAGAAAGTCACTGATAGCTGCCCGGTAAGCCTTTACAGTCTTAGGACTAGCACCAGCTGCTGCTAGCGCGGCAAGGAACGCCTCCATCGCCTCCAGGTTGCTCCGCTCTAGTATTCCTGGTGGTGGCGGCGGCAGGTCAAACCGCGTCACTACAGAACCCTTAGAGAACAATTATACAGTCATGAAGGGGGCCGAGGCCTCGCCCCAATAAATACCCTGGTAACACTCCGCTATTCAGAGTCATGAAAGATGAGTTTACTACAACCTATTACTCCTCTATGGTCACGTCTTTGGCAGGACACCTGCCTCCCACAATCATGGCGGTACGAGGTAGAGAGTAGTATAGGAGCAGAACGGAGACTACAAATTTGATCCAGGAGCCTTCCCCGGATAGAAACAGGTAGAGCCATTGGACACCCAGGAGAGTAAACAACACATCAAAAATGCATACAAGAAGCCTTTGCTTGCCGTTAGCGACAAGCCAGGCTCCTATAACAGCGCCTAGAACAAGCCCCAATAGGGCTACCTGGAACTGCAAGAGAGACCCCATACTGCTATAATAGTACGGTATTATTATAGTTACTATTGACCATACGTGCCATAGTAAATCCCGTAGCGTGTACACTCAAGAGGCCTACCTAGAAGCTATGCCAGCGCCTCTAGGGCCTACGAGGCTGTCACTAATGTGACTTGGCGTTATCAGATGGAGGCCCTCACCAAGTGTAGTAGCCCGCGGAGCCCACAGTCTCCAGCCGGCTTTCATTGATGAGAATCTTCAAACTCTCGGATCATCAATACTATGTTGAGCATAAATGCAAAAGATATGCCTCAATAACTATTATGATCTTACTAGAAGTCTCTAGCGACAATGTGGGACACAAGGTATGCTATAAACCTCAAGATGAAGAGCTTAGGAGATATCCATGATATCGAAGTATAGTGATGATTGTGGACCTGGTGTTCCACCAGTAATACTCCTAGATATCTCTCCTCATCTCTTAGGCTGTGTCAACAATGGTATACTGTATATTCTAAGATGTTAAATATGGCGTTATTCTTTTAACGAAGAGGGTTGATAGACATTAGGCGAGCGGTTCTCTCGGCAGGTGGCGAAGAGCCATGGCTACCGAGCAGGGCCTCCCCTTTGGCGAGAAGTATCATCCTGCTATCAAGAAGCTGATGGAGCTTCGGCGAGAGAGTCTAGAGAACATTGAAGAGTTCTGGGATAAGAGGGCCCGTGCACTCATCTGGTTCAAGTACTGGGACAAAGTCCTCGACGACTCGAACCCGCCGTTCTTCCGTTGGTTCGTGGGAGGCGTCACTAACATAACTGTTAACGCTCTCGACCGGTGGATCGAGACACCGGTCAAGAACAAGGTTGCTTACTACTGGGAAGGCGAGCCCGGGGACACCCGCGTCCTCAGCTACTTCGAGCTGTGGCGCGAAGTTAACAGATTCGCCAAGGTCCTCAAGGACCTCGGTATAAAGCCGGACGACCGCGTAGTAATATACATGCCCATGATACCCGAGCTCCCAATAGCCATGCTAGCTGCTGCACGTATAGGCGCTATACACAGCGTAGTCTTCAGCGGTTTCAGCCCCAAGGCGCTCGCCGACCGTATAGTCGACGCTAAGGCTAAGCTCCTGATAACTGCCGATGGCTACTACCGCCGCGGCAAGGTGATAAACCTCAAGAAGAACGCTGACGAGGGTGTCAGGCTAGCCGAGGAGCAGGGCGTCAAGGTAGAGAAGGTTCTCGTGGTGAAGAGAGGCGGCCTAGACCTAGACGTGAACATGGTCGAGGGCCGCGACTACTGGTACGACGAGCTAGTAAAGAATGTACCCTATAACACCTACGTACCCCCGGAGCCCAGGAAGAGCGACGACGTACTCTTCATACTCTATAGCAGCGGTACAACTGGCAAGCCTAAGGGCATAATGCACAGCGTAGGCGGCTACATGGTCTGGACCTACTGGAGCTTCAAGTGGACCTGGGACCCCAGGCCCGACGACGTAATGTGGACCGCCGCTGACATAGGCTGGATCACCGGCCACACCTACATAGTATACGCCCCGCTAATGCACGGCATGACCAACGTTATGTATGAGGGCGCGCCAGACTACCCGCAGCCCGACCGCGTCTGGGAGATAGTTGAGAAGTACCGTGTCACAATACTCTACACCAGCCCAACTGCGATAAGGCTATTCCGCAAGTACGGCGACGAGTGGGTCAAGAAGCACGACCTCAGCAGCCTAAGGCTACTCGGCAGCGTAGGCGAGCCGATAAACCCCGACGTCTGGAAGTGGTACTACGAAGTAGTAGGCGGAGGCAAGACCCCGATAGTCGATACATGGTGGCAGACCGAGACCGGCGCCGCCATGATAGCCCCAGTGCCCGGCATAGCACTAGTGCCGCTCAAGCCCGGCAGCGCTACCTTCCCACTCCCCGGCGTAGACGCCGACGTAGTCAACGACAAGGGCGAGCCAACAAAGCCCGGCGAGAAGGGCTACCTAGTGATAAAGCGGCCGTGGCCCGGCATGTTGATAGGCCTCTGGGGCGACCCACAGCGCTACATAAGGACCTACTGGCAGCGCTTCAGCAAGCCCGATGAAGGAGTCTGGATCTACTACCCAGCCGACTACGCCGTGAAGGACGAGGACGGCTACATCTGGATGCTAGGCCGCGCCGACGAGGTGCTCAACGTAGCCGGTCACAGGCTCGGCACCACCGAGATAGAGGACGCCATACTCGCCCACCCAGCCGTAGCCGAGGCCGCCGTAGTAGGCATACCCGACCCAATCAAGGGCGAGGTACCACTAGCAGTAGTAGTGCTACGCGAGGGCTACAAGCCCAGCAAGGAGCTAGAAGAGGAGATCAAGCAGACAGTCCGCAAGATACTAAGCCCCATCGCCGTACCGAAGCGCGTACTCTTCGTCAACAAGCTGCCAAAGACAAGAAGCGGCAAGATAATGAGGAGGCTGATAAAGGCCGTAGCCACCGGCGCCCCACTAGGCGACGTCAGCACCCTA
The window above is part of the Pyrodictium delaneyi genome. Proteins encoded here:
- a CDS encoding GNAT family N-acetyltransferase: MFEQQKPIPVMVVLRGRVVVARVPRVASRWLGGLLVELETGVQVHLLMPGAIARWLHRGERVEVRFLEEPERVNGVYVAPRDSYELWRIWGSEQREERVKVWPPWRREARLERESFLGERVYEYRVVAREAVTEDDFREIVGLEQYHYASREEVVAIWRCPVCGNYAEANVQPTCPRCGVPMKLQEIRGSLPSSRFMVLELASREPYEPRIVAYVRVDTPIPLMHRRIVKEDGGVEIERMIRERVFPKDWFHPTFWPLAYTRRAELRKRFQELAELYGSRRIARAVVGEEIAEEALRRANTAAARIARVVVHPDYRGDGLGVLAVKMALEWIRERRIPEMKRRKHVVETIAQMARFNPFFERAGFRYMWDTASGRPVLMYPLTEEARKRIEEFLEKDPYARRHGGKLFRPRYGGVEPLSGPIKLVNLTKIYRSELDVSRLPPELQDVLRAFGAERRRVERYVLRNTSFEIKPGEVVAVVGASGAGKTTLLRMIIGAALGARDENYQPSQGRVEVPNNVKLAALLPGEMEPVFGSETLLEHVARKIGDPAAAVEILNAVGLSDAIFYRARFDELSTGQKERARLASLLAERPNLLVIDEFTAHLDRLTAQRVARKLSSLARRVGITLVVSTNRPEVLQALAPDKVVLVGYGTAVVAEERTGAR
- a CDS encoding tyrosine-type recombinase/integrase, whose amino-acid sequence is MTRFDLPPPPPGILERSNLEAMEAFLAALAAAGASPKTVKAYRAAISDFLSFIGDKRLREVTSSDVSAWIYDRLTRGLQRPRSRDSDPAEERRERQTTMHYYTLFLRGFLEWLGLNVKVPVVRKPRSPRVEALRPEEVERLVSAARDPLDLLIVALLFETGLRAQEAVGLRLRDIDTGRREIRVRNAKYGEERVVLYGPLTEQALAIWLALNPKLGPDDPLLGISYSGLYKRLKTLARRAGLDPRRVRPHVLRHTFATEALRRGVPLPVVQRLLGHHDIKVTQIYLHLLDEDIRAAYQRAFATQPAAQTPQGQAPAPVYAPPRPLAQQPPMPVQPPGQQPQSPWPGYQAWPQQALGQPHAANIQQATQPLAYQANSQPLHLQPPAQPPAPQQYQVHYYAAAPVQQPQQWQPAPYPYAAVQPPYQGQPLAPARPPAPAAPAAGLAQAQPPAPMQQPGPGGAQQRSDRRRE
- the acs gene encoding acetate--CoA ligase, which produces MATEQGLPFGEKYHPAIKKLMELRRESLENIEEFWDKRARALIWFKYWDKVLDDSNPPFFRWFVGGVTNITVNALDRWIETPVKNKVAYYWEGEPGDTRVLSYFELWREVNRFAKVLKDLGIKPDDRVVIYMPMIPELPIAMLAAARIGAIHSVVFSGFSPKALADRIVDAKAKLLITADGYYRRGKVINLKKNADEGVRLAEEQGVKVEKVLVVKRGGLDLDVNMVEGRDYWYDELVKNVPYNTYVPPEPRKSDDVLFILYSSGTTGKPKGIMHSVGGYMVWTYWSFKWTWDPRPDDVMWTAADIGWITGHTYIVYAPLMHGMTNVMYEGAPDYPQPDRVWEIVEKYRVTILYTSPTAIRLFRKYGDEWVKKHDLSSLRLLGSVGEPINPDVWKWYYEVVGGGKTPIVDTWWQTETGAAMIAPVPGIALVPLKPGSATFPLPGVDADVVNDKGEPTKPGEKGYLVIKRPWPGMLIGLWGDPQRYIRTYWQRFSKPDEGVWIYYPADYAVKDEDGYIWMLGRADEVLNVAGHRLGTTEIEDAILAHPAVAEAAVVGIPDPIKGEVPLAVVVLREGYKPSKELEEEIKQTVRKILSPIAVPKRVLFVNKLPKTRSGKIMRRLIKAVATGAPLGDVSTLEDEASVEEIKRAWEEFKKAIEEGERLLRESS